In Aspergillus flavus chromosome 3, complete sequence, one genomic interval encodes:
- a CDS encoding fungal-specific transcription factor domain-containing protein, with amino-acid sequence MRRVKKSRNGCARCKSKRVKCGEEKPHCSRCTRLGVKCPGYAQSLRWVTKYPSATEEYDSNAQLNRSPLGSGHSPAPGPSTASPRPSQFPDTLAESPLVKGDANQTTTHENPEPKGLGLDESNALNDNLWGLPEPGSLPELADLGPSPSSASVSAVGHERAGSIFDVDAPNDPGNPLNLLFSRAPESQHELPNFFGFSPSTIVRKYPPSNSQPPQRDLTSIPQPLNNPSWTLIEYYFKEVAALFSSYDSQMNPFRSTVSRLWGSSLAMCKTMQSMAAATLVNDFPQFGPLGRKLRNEAVDIIAKETILDDKSLLALLMLGQTASWHDSKDLGISFFNLLRNHLETKPLEITNSERGNNHQFFQEALVYWEMLLSFVADDTAVLSGNAAADSGGPLVLQRIPHPWTGIARDTQFTVQEVGRLVRCERKRIRARVFTSRADIAEAQRAIEKARELEERLLELAHPAEAEIVSPGDDETPVWHLLTMAEVYRCTGLMQLYRVFPDLLYRRLGSQQPSSQSYNQQPSATPRDPFLSVDTAPDLINSAWFESMYLQPESNPPNDSETLPDTYYDSWLTEFALTTLSRLKTIPIESRTRCLQPFLLVASSSELRLPRSEVSLDISGPNISSHAIEVSRSRQFVLGRLTSFLHVLPPKPIDVCLQIVKEVWKRMDARESNVYWMDVMIENGWETTMG; translated from the exons ATGCGACGTGTCAAGAAATCCCGCAACGGCTGTGCGAGGTGTAAAAGCAAACGG GTGAAATGTGGGGAAGAGAAGCCTCATTGCAGTCGATGCACCCGCTTGGGCGTGAAATGCCCCGGTTACGCCCAGTCTCTGCGCTGGGTGACCAAGTATCCATCCGCTACTGAGGAATACGATAGCAATGCTCAACTGAATAGGTCACCGCTGGGGTCCGGTCATTCTCCAGCTCCGGGACCGTCGACCGCCTCCCCCCGACCATCGCAGTTCCCCGATACATTAGCGGAGTCTCCATTGGTCAAAGGGGATGCGAACCAGACAACCACCCATGAGAACCCGGAACCAAAGGGATTGGGATTAGATGAAAGCAATGCATTGAATGACAACTTGTGGGGTCTCCCAGAACCAGGTTCCCTCCCAGAGCTAGCAGATCTAGGTCCGTCGCCGTCTTCAGCATCGGTCTCTGCGGTTGGACACGAGCGAGCGGGCTCGATATTCGATGTTGATGCTCCAAATGACCCTGGAAACCCATTGAACTTGCTTTTTTCGAGAGCGCCTGAATCTCAGCATGAGTTACCCaatttctttggcttctctCCATCGACCATCGTCCGGAAATACCCTCCATCAAACTCACAACCACCCCAGCGCGACCTGACGTCAATCCCACAGCCATTGAATAACCCGTCCTGGACCCTCATTGAGTACTATTTTAAAGAGGTAGCAGCTTTATTCTCAAGCTATGACAGTCAAATGAACCCTTTTCGGTCGACTGTGTCCCGCCTTTGGGGCTCCTCGTTGGCCATGTGTAAGACCATGCAGAGTATGGCAGCGGCCACGCTGGTGAATGATTTCCCGCAGTTTGGCCCGTTGGGACGTAAGCTACGTAATGAGGCTGTCGATATCATTGCAAAAGAGACTATCTTAGATGATAAGTCTTTATTGGCTTTACTCATGCTCGGCCAGACAGCCAGCTGGCACGACTCCAAAGATCTAGGAATCTCGTTCTTCAATCTACTCCGGAATCACCTTGAGACCAAGCCCTTGGAGATCACCAATTCAGAGCGTGGTAATAATCATCAGTTCTTCCAGGAAGCTTTGGTATACTGGGAAATGCTTCTGTCGTTTGTTGCAGATGACACAGCAGTCCTATCAGGCAATGCAGCTGCAGACTCAGGCGGGCCACTGGTCTTGCAGCGGATACCACATCCGTGGACTGGGATCGCCCGCGATACCCAATTCACTGTTCAGGAAGTAGGAAGACTCGTGCGTTGCGAGAGAAAGCGCATCCGTGCCAGGGTGTTTACCTCGCGTGCTGATATCGCCGAGGCCCAGAGGGCTATTGAGAAAGCGCGAGAGCTAGAAGAACGACTCCTTGAACTGGCACATCCGGCTGAAGCTGAAATAGTTAGCCCCGGCGATGACGAGACTCCGGTGTGGCACCTGTTAACCATGGCGGAAGTGTACCGATGTACAGGCCTCATGCAACTGTATCGCGTCTTCCCGGATCTCCTTTACCGTCGTCTAGGCTCGCAGCAACCTTCTTCCCAATCCTACAATCAACAGCCAAGTGCAACCCCTCGCGATCCATTCCTATCCGTAGACACTGCCCCAGACCTGATCAACTCAGCCTGGTTCGAATCTATGTATCTACAACCCGAAAGCAACCCACCAAACGACTCGGAGACTCTCCCAGACACTTACTACGATAGCTGGCTAACAGAGTTCGCTCTGACCACTTTATCTCGCCTAAAAACGATCCCCATTGAATCTCGCACCCGATGTCTCCAACCCTTCTTGCTCGTGGCCTCCAGCAGCGAGCTCCGTCTACCTCGGTCAGAAGTTTCACTCGATATTAGCGGTCCAAATATCTCCTCGCATGCCATCGAAGTATCTCGTTCGAGACAATTTGTCCTCGGACGACTCACTTCGTTCTTGCATGTGCTTCCCCCGAAACCGATCGATGTCTGCTTGCAGATCGTGAAGGAAGTCTGGAAACGGATGGACGCAAGGGAATCAAATGTGTACTGGATGGATGTGATGATCGAGAACGGATGGGAGACGACAATGGGCTAA
- a CDS encoding uncharacterized protein (expressed protein), whose amino-acid sequence MFLRYHYYALYSILCIIFTHVFFWFRLPPLDTSALFPLPFVSSPLNNSLLFFLFGHFLWDRTWVRFI is encoded by the coding sequence ATGTTTCTCAGGTACCATTACTATGCGCTATATTCGATTCTCTGTATAATCTTTACTcatgtttttttttggtttcgGCTGCCACCTCTCGATACCTCTGCATTGTTTCCCCTCCCCTTCGTATCGAGCCCTCTAAATAACtcacttttatttttccttttcggcCACTTCCTTTGGGATCGAACCTGGGTGAGGTTCATATGA